In one window of Chryseobacterium sp. JV274 DNA:
- a CDS encoding DUF4141 domain-containing protein — translation MVAFFAAVTYTKAQFVVTDPANLASGILNSANEIVQTSSTVSNVVKNFNEVKKVYEQGKEYYDQLKAINNLVKDARKVQQTVLLVGDVSEMYVNNFGKMLSDPNFNAQELASIANGYSALLTESTELLKELKEIITSNGLSLNDKERMDVVDRVYKEVKAYHNLVRYYTNKNISVSYLRAKKQNNTQRVLDLYGTSNQKYW, via the coding sequence ATGGTAGCATTTTTTGCTGCCGTGACCTATACAAAAGCACAATTTGTCGTAACAGATCCCGCAAACCTGGCTTCGGGAATTTTAAACTCAGCCAATGAAATCGTGCAGACTTCATCAACGGTATCTAACGTTGTTAAGAACTTCAATGAAGTTAAGAAAGTATATGAACAGGGTAAGGAGTATTATGACCAGCTGAAAGCCATTAATAATCTGGTCAAAGATGCCAGAAAGGTTCAGCAGACTGTTCTTTTGGTAGGTGATGTTTCTGAGATGTATGTGAATAATTTCGGTAAAATGCTGAGTGATCCCAACTTCAATGCGCAAGAATTAGCTTCTATTGCCAATGGTTATTCTGCGCTTCTTACCGAGAGTACGGAGCTATTGAAAGAACTCAAAGAGATCATCACTTCTAACGGTCTTTCTCTGAATGATAAAGAAAGGATGGATGTTGTTGACAGAGTCTATAAAGAGGTCAAAGCGTATCATAATCTGGTACGATACTATACCAATAAGAATATTTCGGTTAGTTATCTCAGAGCAAAAAAACAGAACAACACCCAAAGGGTGTTAGATCTTTACGGAACCTCTAATCAAAAATACTGGTAA